From Natrinema sp. CBA1119:
AAACCGTTCAAGCGGAACTCCGATCGGTCAGAAATCGGAAACGAGACCTCGAAAATACGGCCGCGGACCTCTCCGCGATCGTCGAATTCAACGAGGACATTCTCTCCGACAGCATCTCGAATCTGCCCGAGGAATCGGCCAGCGACGATCCGGTCGCGGAACTCGCCCCCGAATCGGACCAGGAAGTCACCTGCTGGACCTGCGGAAATCGGGCCGAACGCGGGGCGATAGCCGATCGGCTGGAGAACCTTCGGAACGTCGTTACGGAAAAGCGAACCGAATCCACCGAACTCGAGTCTCGGATCACCGAACTGGAGCACGAACAGGAAGCGATTCGAGCGGCGATCGAGGAACGAACCGAACTCGACCGGAAACTCGACGACATCGAACGGAAACTCGAGGCGAAAGCGGAGCGAAAGGAGTCTCTCGAGGAAGAAGCCGAGGCGGTACGCGAAACGATCAGCGAACTCGAGACCAACGTAGCGGACACCGAAGAGTTACGCGACAGTGATCTGTTGGAAACGTACGAGCGAATAAGCGACTTACAGTACGAGCAGGGTCAGACCCAACAGGAGCTAGCGTCCGTTGAAGACGAAATCGAGGAGATCGAATCGTTGTCGGACAAATCAACGCTGCAAGAGCAACTCAACGAGATCCGTCAGGAACTCAACTACGAGCGCGGACGGGTGGCCGAACTCGAGTCCGAATCAGTCTCGAAGTTCAACGAGCATATGGATGAAGTGCTGGACATCCTCAACTACCGAAACATCTCCCGGGTCTGGATCGAGAGAAAAGAAGCGGAAAGCGGGAGTCACGGCTCGGATTCGACGTTCGACCTTCACCTGGTCCGAGAGTCGGACACGGGATCCGTATACGAGGATACGATCGCGAATCTGAGCGAAAGCGAACGCGAAGTCATCGGCCTCATAGTCGCACTTGCCGGCTATCTCGTCCACGAAGTGTATCAGCACGTCCCGTTCATGCTACTCGATTCCCTCGAGGCGATCGATTCGGACCGTATCGCCGACCTCATCGACTACTTTTCGGAATACGCACCGTACCTCATCGTCGCACTGCTCCCCGAAGACGCATCCGGAATCACGGACAAGTATACGCAGATTACGGCTGCGGAACTGAACTGAACCCGTTACGGAATTCGTTTCGGAAAAAAGCTACTGCTCCGACGGTGACGGTTCCCCGGACCGAGACGCAGTGTAGGCGAAACGCGCACCGGAACACCGTTTGACGCAGTACTCTCGATCCCGTCTATCCGCTGAGTGACTCGTAACGCTACGACGCGCCATCTATAGTAGACGTTAGAAGTAATTGCTTACTCTTGAACTGAGAGTTGAGTAAGCGCGGTACAGTCGCTGTTAGTAACTCGCTGGGGATGTGAGAACCGATTCCTGAGAGGGGGTGCAGCCATCGTTACCACGCCCGACTGGATTCGATTCCGGCGAATACGCCGGAAACGTGGCGAATGCAGAGTCGTCACGGTCCTCGAGGACAGTGACGACCGATGCCAGGACGGACGGCGCTCCCTCCGGAATGACGACCGAGCTATCTTCGTACCGTTGTATAATTCAAAACTGATATGTTTTGAGTAATCCGCAGTACCATACACCTCGGATCGAGAGAAAAAAGTGATCACCGTCCCCGGTGGTCGCGCCCGAGAGAGGCATCCAGCCGCGTTGCCCGAAAAATTCGACAGATGGCCGCGACCTGCACGGAAACGACGCGGTACGCGGCTCGACGTGGACGGATCTCTCGGTTTGATCGAGAGAGACTACTGTGGCGTCCATTTCCCGCCGCTTTTTTTTCGGGTTCCGCACGAAAGGTTCTCGCTCGTCAACATCAGATTCAGCGGTTTCCAGGCGAGATTTTTGATAGCTCAATCCCGCTTGGTTGAGCAGCCGCCGACAACTCGAAATCGAGTATTCGACGGCATAGCTGTCGTCGAGATATTGCTGGACGAGCACCGGCGTCCACATCGTCGTATCGAAACCGACCTCCTCGGGTGATTCGTGGACAGCTTCCTCGAATCCAATTTGATTTTTCTGACATTTTTTGTTTTCTCTCAGATCAGTGAGTATCAGTTACTGCCTGCTCGAGCGACTCGTCGGTGTCGAGTCGTTTGAGCCAGCTGTAGATCGGCCGTCGTTGAACGTCGTACCACTCGACTAGCGCGGTCTGCGTGAGGCCATTTTTGTACGCTATTGCCGCTACTAGCCGTTGTGTCGGTTTCTTCTCACGTTGTCGAGAGCATCTTGCAATTTCTCGACAGAGATCTCGTCGAGATGATTCACTGTGTTCAGTACAAGTTTCTGAGTAGAACGTTCTAACGGCTACTACGGACACACCCGTCGAAGTCTTTCGTCGGGTGGGTGCTCACCGATCTCACGCACGAAGACCTCAACGCTGAGTACCGGTCGTCACATCTCTGGGCCCCAGATGTACACGGTATGATCGAGCGAAAAATACCACCGGCGTCTGTGGTGCGTCTACAAGTCGTCCGAGTCGCTGGAACGAGCGGGTTCCGTTTCGGACTTCTCGATCCGCCCGCCGTCGCTGGCTGCGGGTGCGGTCGAATCGCTACTCGGCGCCTGGAAGGAGACATCGGGGCCGAGATATTTCGTCCAGACGACGAGCAGACTCGGGAGGACGAGCACGCTCGCGAGGAACGCGTAGATGATCGTCAGCCCGGTAATGATCCCGAACTGCTGTAGCGGTGGGAGGATGGCGAACGCGAGGACGCCGAAGCCGCCGACGGTCGTTGCGGCGCTGCCGAGCAGCGCACCGCCCGTGCCGGTGACCGTCCGGGACATCGCTTCCCAGACCGATCCCGTCCGCTTCAGTTCCAGGCTGTACCGTTCGCTCATATGGATGCTGTAGGCGACGCCGAGTCCGACAGTGAGGCTCGTGATCATCCCCGTCATGACGTTAAACGGGATCTCGAGCAGGTACATCGTCCCGAGAATCCACGAGACGCTGAACACGACCGGAAGTAGCGTCACCGCACCGAGAGTTGCACTCCCTTCTCTGATCCGGTAGCTGACCATCAGGAACGCGAAGACGGCCACGAGCGTGATCAGCAGGCTCTGGATGACCGTGTCCATCAGCTGCTTTTGCACGATATCGAACAGGATCGTCTGTCCGGTCGCGGTCGCCTCGAGCCCGCTGCCGTCGATTCCGTCCGCGATGGATCGCATTTCGGTCGTGACGTCGCTCATGGCGGCCGTCCCGCTGGTCGAGATGACCATTCGAACGGCCTCGTAGTCACCACCGGTGGACGAGTCGTCCACCGTGGATCCCTCACCGTCATCAGTTCGATGAATGACGGCGGCCGCTTCGTCGGGGGCGACCTCGAACAGTTCGTCGTACACCTGCTCGAGGTTCCGATCGGGCACTCCGTCGCCGTCCGTATCGGCCGCGGTGAACGTCGCGTTGAACGATTCGTTCTCGGCGGCAACCCGTTGCATCGTCCGGAGCGGACTCTGGACGTCGGCCTCGCCACTCGAGAGGGTGACGGCAACGTCGCTGTCGGCGGTCTCGTTCTCGGCGTCCGAGACCCGCTGTAACGTCTCAGGATCAGTAACGTTGCCCTCGATGAGGATCTGCGCCTGGGAATCCTCCCGGACGAAGTTCTGGTTGACGAACTCGAGGTTCTCTTTCATCGAGTAGTCGCCGGGCTTGAACGGCTCGGGGAGGTTCTTCGTCCATTCAGGCGGGTCCTCCGCGATGAAGTCCTCCTGATTGAAGCTGGTGTCGACTTGCGTCGCGCCGTACGCACCGCCCGCGCTCACAAGGGCTGCAATCAGGATGATGACGATCGGGATCCGTCGCGCTGCCGTCGAGCCGACCGAGAGCGCCTGACTGAATCGGCCCCCGCCCGTCCCGAACGCGCGCTTTTTCCGATCGTAGCCACGGTTCTCGAGGAACTCGTCGAGTTCGGCCTTGAGCGCTGGAACCAGGGTGCCGAACACGAGCAGGGCGACCGTGATGCCGACCGCGCTCACGACGCCGAAGTCCTGAATCGGCGGGACCGGGCTCGTGAGGTTCGAGAGGAATCCGATGGCCGTCGTCGCAGTCACCAGCACGAGCGCGATGCCGACGCCGGCCAGCGCCACTCGCATCGATCCTCGAGCGTCATCGTTGCCGTATGCACCACCGTGCTGGCGCTGCTCGCGGTGGCGCATGAATATGTGTATCGCGTAGTCGATAGAGAGCCCGATTAGCAAAACCGGGACCGCGATGAACATCTGGTTGAAGTCGATCCCGGCCCACCCCATGAAGCCAAACGTCCAGACGAGGACGGCGGCGATTCCGAACAGGCCGAGCAGGATATCCAACACATCGCGGTACGCGACGATCAGGGCGACGACGACGAACAACAGCGCGAGCGGGCCGACGATCGCGAGGCTATCGACCATCGAGTTGTTGATCTCTTCGCCCATGATCCCGCCGCCGAAGACGATGACCTCCGATCCGCTCGCCTCGACGTTGTCGTTCGCGATGGACTGCATCGCCAGCTGTGCGTCGACGAGCGCGTCGGATGCCGTTCCGCCCTGACCGCCGTCGCCCTCGGACTGGTGCGTGACCAGCAGCATCGTCGCGTTCGCGCTCGTCGAACCAGTCTCGTAGTTCGTCGGCATGAACGCCAGCCCGCTCATCTGGCCGTCGGAATCCTCACTCAGCACGGCACCGAGTGCGCGTTCGTACTCCGTAGCGTTCATCGACTCGAGCGCGTCGATCTGGTCCTGCAGCGTGGGCGACGCGGGGGCCTCTTGGGCCGCCTGTTGTTGATTCGAGTCGTTCTCCTGGGTCGCTTGCTGTTGATTGGTGCCGTTCTCCTGGGCTGCCTGTTGCCCCCCGGAGAGCGACGCGAGCGCGACGAGGTTCGCCGCGCCGACCGTCGGCTGTTCGTCGACGAGCGTCCGATTGATCGTCTCGTTCTCTCGGAACGACTGTTGCAATCGGAGTTGTTCGACCATCGACTCCTGGGAGAGGACGTTTTCACCCTTGACGATTACTTGGGCTGACGTCGTATTTTCCTGCCCGGTCGTGAAGTTCTCCTCGACGTAGCTCAGTTTCTGGGCTTCCGTCGAATCGCTCTGGAACTGGTCGAGCGACGAGGACTGCTCGATCATGCCGGCACCGGCGCCCATGAAGACTGTGAGAACGAGCATGATGGCGATCACGGCCCGACTGTGGGCCATGATCGTCTCGGAGAAGCGGTCGATCCAGCTCATTCGTCGAGCCAGTCCCCGTGAGCCGCGTCTCCGACCGTGTTATTCGAACTGAATGCGAGTCGTTCGCGGAGTCGATGGGCCGATACCCCGATCGATCGCCGTCGGGTCTGCACCGGGCTCATCGCCACCCACTCCGTCTCGGTTCTTCGATCATCTTGTGACTGACTATTCAGTCAGCCCTTATCAACCTTCTCACTGTCGGACGCTGCACAATGGCTGAAACGGGGGATGAGAGGGTCTCACAAGTCCGGAACTGACCATTCAATCAATATTTATAGGTGGCGATAGTATACCGTTTCCAGAATGGGAACTGCTACAGAACCGAATCGGAGTCGGCGTCGCTCCGAAATCGCCATGTACGGTGCGATCGTGGGCATCCCCGTCGCCTCGCTGAAACGAATCGGGTGCACGCAACGCGGCGATACCACATCAGTTCGGACAGACAACACGTTACGTCCGGCACGCGATCGACATCGCCGTGCTCACGAATTCGGCACCGCGCCACAGACCTCGGTTCCGTCAGATTTGCGGGCCGGTGTCCGCGGGAATCCGGGATCCGTCCGGTGTCCAACGCTGGCAACCGCACGTTTCGGCGAGAGATGGC
This genomic window contains:
- a CDS encoding archaea-specific SMC-related protein codes for the protein MGGIDSSAIEFQSGVNLLTGRNATNRTSLLRAVTGVLGGTSATLKSDADEGHVTLTIGDREYSRRYNRTETGVQVTGEPYEENSELIDLFISLLENNPARLAVERGDDLRELIMRPVDTTEIEQRIQRLQRERDELTDTVDRVERRSKQLPALEEQRQTLTAELESLEVEIESLRSEVTQYEADAEMAEEAEDLVDKLDERRKERSELTDQIDLVTAEIEALRERPEELRTERDELPEHSQADLETVQAELRSVRNRKRDLENTAADLSAIVEFNEDILSDSISNLPEESASDDPVAELAPESDQEVTCWTCGNRAERGAIADRLENLRNVVTEKRTESTELESRITELEHEQEAIRAAIEERTELDRKLDDIERKLEAKAERKESLEEEAEAVRETISELETNVADTEELRDSDLLETYERISDLQYEQGQTQQELASVEDEIEEIESLSDKSTLQEQLNEIRQELNYERGRVAELESESVSKFNEHMDEVLDILNYRNISRVWIERKEAESGSHGSDSTFDLHLVRESDTGSVYEDTIANLSESEREVIGLIVALAGYLVHEVYQHVPFMLLDSLEAIDSDRIADLIDYFSEYAPYLIVALLPEDASGITDKYTQITAAELN
- a CDS encoding RND family transporter produces the protein MSWIDRFSETIMAHSRAVIAIMLVLTVFMGAGAGMIEQSSSLDQFQSDSTEAQKLSYVEENFTTGQENTTSAQVIVKGENVLSQESMVEQLRLQQSFRENETINRTLVDEQPTVGAANLVALASLSGGQQAAQENGTNQQQATQENDSNQQQAAQEAPASPTLQDQIDALESMNATEYERALGAVLSEDSDGQMSGLAFMPTNYETGSTSANATMLLVTHQSEGDGGQGGTASDALVDAQLAMQSIANDNVEASGSEVIVFGGGIMGEEINNSMVDSLAIVGPLALLFVVVALIVAYRDVLDILLGLFGIAAVLVWTFGFMGWAGIDFNQMFIAVPVLLIGLSIDYAIHIFMRHREQRQHGGAYGNDDARGSMRVALAGVGIALVLVTATTAIGFLSNLTSPVPPIQDFGVVSAVGITVALLVFGTLVPALKAELDEFLENRGYDRKKRAFGTGGGRFSQALSVGSTAARRIPIVIILIAALVSAGGAYGATQVDTSFNQEDFIAEDPPEWTKNLPEPFKPGDYSMKENLEFVNQNFVREDSQAQILIEGNVTDPETLQRVSDAENETADSDVAVTLSSGEADVQSPLRTMQRVAAENESFNATFTAADTDGDGVPDRNLEQVYDELFEVAPDEAAAVIHRTDDGEGSTVDDSSTGGDYEAVRMVISTSGTAAMSDVTTEMRSIADGIDGSGLEATATGQTILFDIVQKQLMDTVIQSLLITLVAVFAFLMVSYRIREGSATLGAVTLLPVVFSVSWILGTMYLLEIPFNVMTGMITSLTVGLGVAYSIHMSERYSLELKRTGSVWEAMSRTVTGTGGALLGSAATTVGGFGVLAFAILPPLQQFGIITGLTIIYAFLASVLVLPSLLVVWTKYLGPDVSFQAPSSDSTAPAASDGGRIEKSETEPARSSDSDDL